The Treponema phagedenis DNA segment CTTAAGCGAGACAGTTACGTATATTCGAAACTGGTCTGCAGAGGTGAATACGAGTGCCGCATCGGAAGATGATTTTAAATTTAGATATTTATATGATCCTCCATACATGCTTATCACGGGCGGAAGGTGCCTTTTTTGGTATCTACCGAGCGATAATTTGTTTGCAATGTCTCAGGACAAACTCAATAATATTGATTTTCGATGGATCACATACAAAGGAAAAACCCCTTTGCAGGAGGATATTGTGTATGCGGGGATTCATAAAAAAGCGCGCAACACTGCGGCGGCAAAAGCTTTTCTTATATGGTTTTTTTCAGTAGATACACAAAAGGAGTTGATGGAAAAAATACAAGAAGAACATTTAATTGCACAGTCGTTCGGAATTGCCGGAGGTTTTTCCGCTCTTAAAAACGTAACTGAAAATGTTTTTCCGAATTATTATCCGCTTTTGCTGAAGCATTTGCCGCAAACAAATACATTTGAGACTCCGAAGATTCTGCCAAGCAATTGGACTCAATTGAAAAAAGCAATTGTACTTCCTTACTTGAAAGAAGCAGGAGCTTTGCCGCTCGGTAAATCCGAAGAAAATATCCAATCGCTTAATAAACGCAGCTCGGAATGGTATAAAAATCAACAGCAATAATTCTCGGTTTAAGCAAAAATACTTTTCTAAAAAACCTGTTTTTATTTTAGCCGATAGTAAAATTAAGCTCGTATAACGTTTTTTTAATAAATCGATTCGTTTTTTAATGCATCGTACCCAAAACATAAAAAATTGTATAAAAAAGAGTTCGACACAACGGTTTCATTTTGCCGTCCGTGTCAAAACTAAACCTGCGAGTTTTAAAGCTTTGCAAACTATTTTGCTTTAAAACATCGCTGCTGCTTGGAACCACGGGCGTCCGTGCCCGTTCTGATTTTGTCGTCCGTGGCAAAATGAAACCTGCTAATTTTGCCTGTTTGCAATAAAGTGTAGGTAAAACATCGTTTGAAATTGAGCCAGATGAGCTGTTTACCATAGGAATGCTTAAATCCGCTGCGGCAAGCCGGTAGTGTTACTATCTCTGACAACATGTGTTTACGTTAATTACGGAGTGCTGTATAGGTACAATTTTTACATGAGTGGCAAAACTATACTTGCGTTAGCGGCTTGGAGGGAGCGGGCTCATTGTTTCAACAATGAGCTCGCTGCTCATTTTGCGGCGGTAATGTTCCGACGCAAAATAGCCGCAGCGTAAGCGGAGCCCGGAATGACGCGGCGGTTTGTACGTGCTTTTTTCCGGCAGTGCCCATGGTAAAGCCGCTTGTGTTACGCTCAAACCGCAACGCCCATGAATGTATGGTGTATTCCTTCATGTGTAAGCCCTGACGGAAGCCGTCTTTTTCCTTTACTTTTTTCCGTATAAAGGGTATAATGGCACCTCTACTGAAATCTGATTACTATTTATTTTTAAGGAAAAACAATGACAAATTCAACATATTCGGCAAGTAATATTACTGTTTTGGAAGGTTTGGAGGCGGTTCGTAAGCGTCCGGGCATGTATATCGGTTCAACGGGGCCGAACGGGTTACATCATTTAGTGTATGAGGTTGTGGATAACTGTATTGATGAGGCGATGGCCGGCTTTTGCGATAGGATTACCGTTGTGCTGGAAAAAAATGATATTGTCCGTGTTGAAGATAACGGGCGCGGTATTCCGGTGGATATTCATCCGCAAGAGGGAATCAGCGCGTTGGAAATTGTTTTAACCAAACTGCACGCGGGCGGAAAGTTTGATAAGGGCTCGTATAAGGTTTCAGGCGGTTTGCACGGCGTCGGCGTTTCTGTAGTGAATGCCCTGTCCACTTGGATGGAAGCTACCGTGTATAAAGACGGCGCGGAGCATTATCAAAAATTTGAGATTGGAGTACCGCTTGATTCGGTAAAAAAAATCGGCACTACCGACAAGCACGGCACTACTATTCGTTGGGCGGCAGATCCGGCAATTTTCAAGGAAACTACCACCTATGATTTTGATGTGCTTGCAACAAGATTACGGGAACTTGCATTTTTAAACAGCAATATAACGATTGTGATGCGAGATGAGCGGCTTTCCACACCAAAAGAAGCAACTTTTGCATTTGAAGGCGGGATAAGCCACTTTGTGCAATATTTACATGGAACTAAGCAGGTTCTTCCTGCAGAACCTATTTATATTGAGGCTGAAAAAAATGATATCATTATGGAAATTGCATTACAATATAATGACGGTTATAACGAAAATCTTTTATCATTTGTAAATGATATTAATACCCGAGAGGGCGGAACGCATCTTGAAGGCTTTAAGTCAGCCCTCACTCGTGTAATGAATGAATTCTTAAAAAAGAATTCTAAGCTTATAAAAAAACTGGACAAAGAAGAAAAGCTTACCGGAGAAGATGTGCGCGCGGGACTTACCGCCGTTATTTCGATAAAAGTTCCCGAACCTCAATTTGAAGGGCAGACAAAAACAAAACTTGGTAATAGTGATGTGCGTGGCATTGTAGATTCTTTTGTAAATGAAAAACTCACCCTCTTTTTTGAGCAAAATCCCGCTATCATCGATAAAATACTGGAAAAAACAGTATCTGAGGCAACCGCAAGAATTGCCGCACGCCGCGCAAAAGAGGCAACACGGAGAAAAAGTGGTTTGGATAGTTTTGGATTGCCGGGAAAACTTGCCGATTGTTCATTAAAGGATCCGAAGCTTTGCGAAGTATATATAGTAGAAGGTGATTCGGCAGGCGGATCGGCAAAAAAGGGGAGAGACAGCAAAACTCAGGCAATTCTTCCGCTTTGGGGCAAAATGCTGAATGTGGAAAAAACACGGATTGATAAAGTAATGAATAACGAGAAATTGCAGCCTATTATCGCAAGTCTCGGAACCGGAATCGGTAAAGATTTTAATATAGATAAAATTCGTTATCATAAAATCATTATTATGGCGGATGCCGATGTCGACGGTTCGCATATCAGAACGCTTCTTTTAACATTTTTCTTCCGTTATATGCCTCAAATTATCGAGGAAGGATATGTATATCTTGCAATGCCTCCGTTGTATAAAATTTCCTATAATAAAAAAGAGTGGTACGTATACAATGATGAGGAGCGGGATCAGGTTTTAAAAGAAATAGGCAAGGAAAATAATGTTGCCGTGCAGCGCTATAAAGGTTTGGGCGAAATGGATGGGACACAGCTTTGGGAAACTACCATGGATCCTGCACGCAGAAAAATGATGCGCGTTACCTTGCCCGATGCAATAGAAGCGGATCGAATATTCAGCACGCTTATGGGAGAGGAAGTAGAGCCCCGTCGTCAATTTATTGAGGAAAATGCCGTATACGCTAATCTTGATGTATAAAACCCGTCTATATTTTTAACACTCAATTTCTATTCTTTTTAACATACCGGATTATAAAAAATGAAAGGCTCTCATAAAGAGAGCCTTTCAAGTTTCATAAGGAGAAAAGAAGAGCTGCCCGAAAGGAGGAGAACGGTCAGCTCCATAAAACAGTATCTTCTGTGTAAGTCTAATATAGTAAAACGCTTAACTTTTGTCAATAGTTTTTATGAAACTTTTACGTTTTTTTGATGTTTTTTGTAATTTTATGTAAAACAAACTCCTTTTCTGTCATTGAATCTATTTTGTTGTAGAAAATCACAGTATTTTCTATTTAGCTGAAATATGTTGTATAACAAAATTAATTTTTTTGTATTTTACTTGCCGTTTTCTGTTTGTATGCTTATATTAACATTACGGCTTGTCTCTGGATTTAATGTATTATTAAAAAATCTAAATTATGGAAAGTCGAAAAGGATTATTTTTATGAAAAAAACAGGTATTTTTTATGCAACTAAAGGTGGTACCGCCGAGGCTTTTGCAAAACAAATTGCAGAAAAATTGGACGCCGATATTTTTAACATGAAAGACACAAAGATTGAGGAAATCGCAAATTATAAAAATGTTGTTCTTATGTCTTCTAATTATGCATTCGGGGCTTTGGCGGACGATTGGGGTGGAAAGGTGAAAAACCTACATACGATAGATTTTTGCTGCAAGAATGTTGCAATTGTCGGTGTAGGCAGCCAAGAGCGACATCCAGACAGCTTTTGCTCCGGAGCAGCGGACTTCTACGATAAACTCCGCTTTAGCGGTGCTCGTTTTGTCGGAGCGGTTAATGCCTGCAATTACAAGTTTGATTTTTCACGCTTGCAGCGCGGCAATAAAATGCTCGGTCTTTGCCTTGATAAAGGTGATGATAAATCCGCTTCTCACATTGATTCCTGGGTTCAGCAAGTAAAACCAATTTTTGACAAAGCATAAAAATAAATTAAAAAACGCTCAGGGTTTTCGCCCGAGCGTTTTTTTTGCTATAACACTCATGCTTCTTGTCTAAAGTAAACCTCTTGATAGGCGCAATTGATAAATTGCATTTTGATACATAATTGCTAACTCAAACCTTGGTAGGTGAGCCTTTCGAATTTATGCGAGCGGGTGGTACAGTCAAACGATGTTTAAAAACTGCCACAGCATACTTGGAGTTTTAAAACTTGCAGCCACTGTAAACAAGAATGCCAAAACTACATTCAGAACGGGCACGGACGCCCGTGGTTCCAAGCAGAAGCGATGTTTTAAAACAGAGTAGTTTACAAAGCTTTAAAACTCGCAGACTTAATTTTGACAAGGATGTCAAAATTAAGTCGTGGTGGTTCCAAACAGTAGCGATGTTTGAAAACTCCTACAATAAATTTTAAATCGAAGTTTTCAAACTCGTAAGGTATAATTTTGCCACGGACGGCAAAATTATACCGTGTTGATTGCAAAACATTATACCGATATCACAAATGCACCGATTTAAAAACTTTCAAAAAACATTGTTCGTTTTTTTACAATCTACTTGACATATCGTAGTAGTTGCCTTATTCTATAACTACTACGATGGATGGAATAGTATGGCAATAGTTTCAACCGATATAATGCGCGGGGTGCATGATATTTTAATTTTATCACTTCTCGTTAAAGCAGACAGTTACGGATACGAAATTTCTCAAAACATAACTAATTATTCGGCAGGTGCCTATACTATTAAAGAAACGACTCTATATTCGGCGTTGGGGCGGCTGGAAAAAAGCGGCTATATTGTCTCCTATGACGGAGATAAAACGCTGGGGCCGCCTCGTACGTACTTCAAACTTACCAATTTTGGCAAGCAATACCTCATGGATAAAATTGCGGAATGGAAATCAATAACAAAATTACTTGATACCTTTATCAAGCTTGCAGAATAAGGAGGAAAGACTTTTATGGAAAAGATTGTTCGGTATATTGATAATGTCTTCAGCTCTTGTCCAAGAACCGAAGAAGCGGCTCGGCTAAAAATGCAGCTTATTGATAATCTAATTGAAAAGTACAATGCCTTGCTCGCCGTGGGTAAAAATGAAGATGAAGCCTTCGGTATAGTCATCACCGGTTTCGGCGATATCGAAGAAATCAAAAAAACGCTCAAACAAGATGAACCGGAAATTCCGGAGCAAGCAGAAGAACGCGATAGTTTCGCTATGAACTCGGAAGAGATTATCGCAATATACAGAGAAGTGCAAAATTCATTAAAAAAGACTACACGGTGGGAATTTTTCTACTGCGTGGCAGGGTTGGTAATAGTGATGAGTACATTCATTGTCAGCAGAAGATACGGCTGGCGTATGCTTGATGTTACCGTTCCCATAGCATTGCTCATGTTTTTTGTTTGTATCGGTTTGGCAAGTGCCCGTTTTATATTGTACGCAGTCAGAATATTAAATATAGAACGAAATCTCTTTGACTTAGCAAAAAGAAAAGATTTAGGTACGGAAAATACAAAAATGAAATTTACAGATATCATTGATGATTTAAAAGCTGAAGGAAAACTGCCGGTAAAAAAATTGCAAGCTACCATAATTTTAATTACCGCTGCATTTTTTTTACTGTACCTTAATACCGGCGGGCGTTTTGGAATTTTGTTTTTTATTATTCTGCTTGGCTTTGTGTCTTTGTTCTTAGTTCATATATGGTTAAAATAAAAAGGGGGAAATACGATGAAAAATAATTGTAAACACAGGGTAATAGTTTTTATCTTGGGTATTTTTGCAGTGAGTCTTTGTTTAGGTGCTTGTTTTCATAAATGCAACGCAAAACTCACAATTGATTGGGGTAATCATTCCAGAGTAATGATAAACGAAGAATGGGAACATTACCGCATAACAAAAGAAATGATACCGAAGCAATTTCTTCGCTTGAGTTCACTCATGAACGTTCTCCTGCAATAATTTTAAAAACCGGTACTGCAAAAAAAATCATTATACATACCGTAGGACTTCCTGATGAAGTAATGAGTTTTGATCTCGTAAATAAAAAATTAATAATAATTGAAAAAGATATCTGGAGCCGGAAAGCACGCGAAATGGTTAGCATCAAAAATAATGACTGGTATACAAAATCAAAAATAGAAATAGAAATTCCTGAAGGCTTTCGATTTAATGATATGAGAATCATTTCAAATGCTCCTTTAAAATTGCAGAAAATTGAATCCGACAATCTGTATATTGATGCGCAAAGCGGAGATATTGAGCTTGTAAAATGCAATTTTACCAACCCGCTTTTACAAGCTTCAAACGGAAATATTGCTATTGACAGTTGTGCTATTAAGCGGAACCTTACCTTAAGCACAAAAAACGGCAATATAACAATAGATAACACGGAGACAGAAAACGATATTTTACTGAATAGTAAAAACGGAAATACCGACATGAATAATTTCAAAGCAGCAAATTTAAAGATAGAAACAAAAAACGGTTTCTTTAACGGTGAAGCCTCATCCTTTGATACAATTACCTGTAATACCCATAACGGAAATTTTAATTTTGAAGGCACTGTAAAAAAAGAAATTGCCGTAACCTCTCGTGCAGGAAATATTTCTGTTGAGCTATTAGGCAAGGATACGCTAAACAAAGTGCAATTCAAATCAACAAACGGTAACTTAACGCTGAAAAATATTTCCGCCATTGAAGCAAAAACGGAAAGCGATACG contains these protein-coding regions:
- the gyrB gene encoding DNA topoisomerase (ATP-hydrolyzing) subunit B, with protein sequence MTNSTYSASNITVLEGLEAVRKRPGMYIGSTGPNGLHHLVYEVVDNCIDEAMAGFCDRITVVLEKNDIVRVEDNGRGIPVDIHPQEGISALEIVLTKLHAGGKFDKGSYKVSGGLHGVGVSVVNALSTWMEATVYKDGAEHYQKFEIGVPLDSVKKIGTTDKHGTTIRWAADPAIFKETTTYDFDVLATRLRELAFLNSNITIVMRDERLSTPKEATFAFEGGISHFVQYLHGTKQVLPAEPIYIEAEKNDIIMEIALQYNDGYNENLLSFVNDINTREGGTHLEGFKSALTRVMNEFLKKNSKLIKKLDKEEKLTGEDVRAGLTAVISIKVPEPQFEGQTKTKLGNSDVRGIVDSFVNEKLTLFFEQNPAIIDKILEKTVSEATARIAARRAKEATRRKSGLDSFGLPGKLADCSLKDPKLCEVYIVEGDSAGGSAKKGRDSKTQAILPLWGKMLNVEKTRIDKVMNNEKLQPIIASLGTGIGKDFNIDKIRYHKIIIMADADVDGSHIRTLLLTFFFRYMPQIIEEGYVYLAMPPLYKISYNKKEWYVYNDEERDQVLKEIGKENNVAVQRYKGLGEMDGTQLWETTMDPARRKMMRVTLPDAIEADRIFSTLMGEEVEPRRQFIEENAVYANLDV
- a CDS encoding flavodoxin domain-containing protein — translated: MKKTGIFYATKGGTAEAFAKQIAEKLDADIFNMKDTKIEEIANYKNVVLMSSNYAFGALADDWGGKVKNLHTIDFCCKNVAIVGVGSQERHPDSFCSGAADFYDKLRFSGARFVGAVNACNYKFDFSRLQRGNKMLGLCLDKGDDKSASHIDSWVQQVKPIFDKA
- a CDS encoding PadR family transcriptional regulator; translated protein: MAIVSTDIMRGVHDILILSLLVKADSYGYEISQNITNYSAGAYTIKETTLYSALGRLEKSGYIVSYDGDKTLGPPRTYFKLTNFGKQYLMDKIAEWKSITKLLDTFIKLAE
- a CDS encoding permease prefix domain 1-containing protein; the protein is MEKIVRYIDNVFSSCPRTEEAARLKMQLIDNLIEKYNALLAVGKNEDEAFGIVITGFGDIEEIKKTLKQDEPEIPEQAEERDSFAMNSEEIIAIYREVQNSLKKTTRWEFFYCVAGLVIVMSTFIVSRRYGWRMLDVTVPIALLMFFVCIGLASARFILYAVRILNIERNLFDLAKRKDLGTENTKMKFTDIIDDLKAEGKLPVKKLQATIILITAAFFLLYLNTGGRFGILFFIILLGFVSLFLVHIWLK
- a CDS encoding DUF4097 family beta strand repeat-containing protein → MGTLPHNKRNDTEAISSLEFTHERSPAIILKTGTAKKIIIHTVGLPDEVMSFDLVNKKLIIIEKDIWSRKAREMVSIKNNDWYTKSKIEIEIPEGFRFNDMRIISNAPLKLQKIESDNLYIDAQSGDIELVKCNFTNPLLQASNGNIAIDSCAIKRNLTLSTKNGNITIDNTETENDILLNSKNGNTDMNNFKAANLKIETKNGFFNGEASSFDTITCNTHNGNFNFEGTVKKEIAVTSRAGNISVELLGKDTLNKVQFKSTNGNLTLKNISAIEAKTESDTGFVTA